In one window of Psychrobacter sp. P2G3 DNA:
- the glpK gene encoding glycerol kinase GlpK, which yields MAGYILALDQGTTSSRAILYDDHARPIEIAQQPTTLQTPKAGYVEQDARQIWQTQISCAHDVINQAGLLATDVTSIAITNQRESIVIWDKQTGTPLAPAIIWQDRRTAKYCQDLANDSMGNMSVGLSKRVQQITGLRLDPYFSASKISWLLEHYPKIKARAATGQIAVGTIDSWLIYQLTGGEHVIDVTNASRTLLYDIHKLAWSEELCARFDIPMAILPKVLPSDGEFGKTKKGLFAKQIPIHAVLGDQQAALFGQGCLDPGMAKNTYGTGCFMLMNIGQTPKLSEHQLLTTIAWQRKEPINRVENLSISDIVQSGKRMLQTPTSFFGREVNYALEGSVFMAGAIVQWLRDNLGMIKQSCDVEDLARQVESSEDVVLLPAFTGLGAPYWRSDIHASISGMSRGTTKAHIARAALEAIAFQTYDVLIAMQKDSPHPLTELRVDGGAANNDLLMQFQADLLGVPVLRPKDTEITAKGAALLAGLKSGLYDDQTMKESWQVDRIFEPNMSAERRAQHLDKWQRVITKALMDI from the coding sequence ATGGCAGGATATATATTAGCCTTGGATCAAGGAACAACATCGAGTCGGGCGATTTTATATGATGATCACGCGCGTCCTATTGAGATTGCCCAACAGCCCACCACGCTGCAAACGCCAAAAGCTGGCTATGTAGAGCAAGATGCGCGGCAAATTTGGCAAACTCAAATCAGCTGTGCTCACGATGTCATTAATCAAGCAGGATTACTCGCAACTGATGTTACTAGCATTGCTATTACCAATCAGCGTGAATCTATCGTCATTTGGGATAAGCAAACGGGCACACCGTTGGCACCAGCCATTATTTGGCAAGACAGGCGCACAGCAAAATACTGTCAGGACTTAGCTAACGATAGTATGGGTAATATGTCGGTAGGTCTGTCAAAGAGGGTGCAGCAGATTACAGGCTTACGACTGGACCCTTATTTTAGTGCCAGCAAGATTTCTTGGCTGCTTGAGCACTATCCTAAGATTAAAGCCCGCGCTGCAACTGGGCAGATAGCAGTAGGTACTATTGATAGCTGGTTGATTTATCAGCTGACAGGTGGCGAGCATGTCATCGATGTCACCAATGCTTCACGTACACTATTATATGATATTCATAAGCTGGCGTGGTCGGAGGAGCTGTGCGCACGCTTTGATATACCGATGGCGATACTACCAAAAGTGCTGCCATCAGATGGTGAGTTTGGTAAAACCAAAAAGGGTTTGTTCGCCAAGCAGATTCCTATCCATGCCGTATTGGGCGATCAGCAAGCAGCATTGTTTGGTCAAGGTTGTCTCGATCCTGGTATGGCTAAAAACACCTATGGAACGGGTTGTTTTATGCTGATGAATATTGGTCAGACCCCCAAGCTTAGTGAACACCAACTATTGACTACGATAGCTTGGCAGCGTAAAGAACCAATAAATCGTGTAGAAAACTTATCTATTAGTGACATTGTGCAATCCGGTAAACGTATGCTACAAACACCCACTTCTTTCTTTGGACGCGAAGTAAATTATGCGCTAGAAGGCAGCGTGTTTATGGCAGGGGCTATCGTACAGTGGCTACGTGATAATTTGGGGATGATTAAACAAAGCTGTGATGTCGAAGATTTAGCTCGGCAGGTAGAAAGTAGCGAGGATGTCGTGTTGCTTCCCGCGTTTACTGGTCTTGGAGCACCTTATTGGCGCTCTGATATTCATGCCAGTATTAGTGGCATGAGTCGCGGCACTACCAAAGCACACATTGCTCGTGCTGCTCTTGAGGCGATTGCCTTTCAAACTTATGACGTTCTTATCGCCATGCAAAAAGACAGTCCGCATCCATTAACCGAGCTACGAGTCGATGGAGGCGCTGCTAATAATGATCTGTTGATGCAGTTTCAAGCAGACTTGCTTGGTGTACCTGTTTTGCGTCCCAAAGATACTGAAATCACTGCTAAAGGCGCAGCGCTTCTTGCTGGTTTAAAAAGTGGATTGTATGATGATCAAACTATGAAAGAATCATGGCAAGTAGACCGTATCTTTGAGCCTAACATGTCAGCTGAGAGACGTGCCCAACATCTTGATAAGTGGCAACGCGTTATTACTAAGGCGTTAATGGATATCTAA
- a CDS encoding TolC family protein yields the protein MKFVISSLPSAIATIMLIGISTHTAANSNIEIMSKDKNLISKDEISPIATTQIIDTNYTSNANATNNSTVGNSKKLTADTEAASSVLVQPSSTLTLDTLVDPITHKSIANSYPLEVASFLSLEQAQEILLQVSPKLAANQAAIAASEYQTDALKTIDNPFVFAQLSASTYNVQEDIDLSTLKNGVINGVNNAGANTGDIVPPIPPLPDLPNFGEMVGDRIPDSYDFKRSGSTAGAGIGFAWPVYTAGRTTALTGASDARTQEAMADSILDKNELYNTLIERYFKAQLAIIAAYLREDAYDTLQQTDHMAKRLYEEGFISRVDRLEAQSALADAKSEAVNANNDARLAMIALQRLLRTDYRIKPTTPLFVSSRPLPDVSYFQNLALSHHPGLQKVAAKRAQAQKLHELSDTGYKPTVMLYGYGQVEKDPSWIAGLSASWKLWGGLDKTASLASSNAKIRQADLSEIEVSDNLLLLVEKNWNDVNNAQSRYQALQSNVDLATEVLRLRRLGLQEGVNTTIEVVQAQTQALKARTEQAQAANAYVQGLAALMQSSGTPLAFNAYLNAADIRLPTLYSEQ from the coding sequence ATGAAATTTGTTATCTCATCTCTACCTAGTGCTATTGCCACTATTATGCTGATAGGAATATCAACTCATACCGCAGCGAACAGCAATATAGAAATTATGAGTAAGGATAAAAACCTTATTTCAAAGGACGAAATATCGCCTATTGCTACTACTCAGATTATAGACACAAACTATACATCTAATGCCAATGCAACCAACAACAGCACGGTAGGCAATAGTAAAAAGTTAACGGCTGATACTGAGGCCGCCAGCTCTGTTTTGGTACAGCCGTCAAGCACCCTCACTCTAGATACTCTCGTCGACCCTATTACTCATAAAAGCATCGCTAACAGTTATCCTTTAGAGGTAGCTAGCTTTTTGAGTCTTGAACAAGCCCAAGAGATTTTGTTGCAAGTCTCACCTAAGCTCGCGGCCAATCAAGCTGCGATTGCAGCCAGTGAATATCAAACCGATGCACTTAAAACGATAGACAATCCTTTTGTATTTGCGCAGCTATCAGCCAGTACCTACAACGTGCAGGAAGATATTGATTTATCAACGCTCAAGAATGGCGTAATCAACGGAGTAAATAATGCTGGTGCTAATACTGGTGATATTGTTCCTCCTATCCCGCCCTTACCAGATTTGCCAAACTTTGGTGAGATGGTCGGCGATCGTATTCCTGATTCCTATGACTTTAAGCGTTCGGGTTCAACGGCGGGAGCAGGTATAGGTTTTGCTTGGCCTGTTTATACTGCTGGGCGTACTACTGCGCTTACGGGTGCATCAGATGCACGCACTCAAGAAGCAATGGCTGACAGCATACTCGATAAAAACGAGCTTTATAATACTTTGATTGAACGCTACTTTAAGGCACAGCTAGCCATCATCGCCGCCTACCTACGTGAAGACGCCTATGACACGTTGCAGCAGACTGACCATATGGCAAAGCGACTATATGAAGAAGGATTTATATCACGTGTAGATCGTTTAGAAGCGCAGTCTGCACTGGCAGATGCAAAGAGTGAAGCAGTTAACGCAAATAATGACGCCCGCCTTGCTATGATTGCGTTGCAACGTCTGTTACGTACTGACTATCGTATCAAACCTACGACTCCTTTATTTGTCTCCAGCCGGCCTCTACCAGATGTGAGTTACTTTCAAAATTTAGCACTCAGCCATCATCCTGGCTTACAGAAAGTCGCTGCTAAACGCGCGCAAGCCCAAAAACTACATGAGCTATCTGATACCGGTTATAAACCCACTGTTATGTTATATGGCTATGGACAAGTTGAGAAGGATCCTAGCTGGATTGCAGGTCTATCAGCCAGTTGGAAGCTATGGGGCGGACTTGATAAAACAGCATCACTGGCATCCAGTAATGCTAAAATTCGCCAAGCTGATCTATCCGAAATTGAAGTGAGCGACAATCTACTACTACTGGTGGAAAAAAACTGGAACGATGTCAATAATGCTCAGTCGCGTTATCAAGCATTACAAAGCAATGTTGATTTGGCTACAGAGGTATTACGTTTACGACGCCTCGGACTGCAAGAAGGCGTAAATACTACGATTGAAGTGGTACAAGCACAAACACAAGCTCTCAAAGCTCGCACCGAACAAGCACAAGCTGCAAACGCTTATGTACAAGGGTTAGCTGCTTTAATGCAAAGTAGTGGCACGCCGCTCGCTTTTAATGCTTATCTAAATGCGGCTGACATAAGGCTGCCTACTTTGTATTCTGAACAATGA
- a CDS encoding YihY/virulence factor BrkB family protein has translation MKKLISKLTSWLQPLLQTWRIANNSNVWAHCASVGFFGFLSIFPAMAVFVLLYGLAFSPSEMQEQILILRQFIPDGVYEVLNSRLSELASNTASKLTFGLIASTLLALYAGSKGIKSLIILVNLAFHITQERNLIQGTIRAVGLTFAAVVVLIIAISSIAIIPLGAAYFPFPQIAKTIALWSRWPILAGIIFLSFLSLYRLAPNRDAIPLKKLVPGASLATVLWILLSVLFSIYVQNFNNYSAEFGALSAAVVIMLWLYYSAFIVAFGAIFNFEAIESSKPHAVRVY, from the coding sequence ATGAAAAAACTGATTTCTAAATTGACAAGTTGGCTTCAGCCCTTGCTACAGACATGGCGTATAGCGAACAACTCTAATGTTTGGGCACATTGCGCTAGCGTAGGGTTTTTTGGTTTTTTATCTATTTTTCCAGCAATGGCCGTGTTTGTGCTGCTTTATGGTCTCGCTTTCTCACCCTCTGAGATGCAAGAACAGATTTTAATTTTGCGTCAGTTTATACCTGATGGTGTATATGAAGTCCTTAATTCACGTTTAAGCGAACTGGCCTCTAACACCGCGTCAAAACTGACTTTTGGTCTGATTGCATCGACATTACTGGCCCTTTATGCTGGCTCTAAAGGCATCAAATCCCTAATTATTCTTGTCAATCTTGCCTTCCACATCACGCAAGAGCGCAACTTGATACAAGGTACGATCCGAGCGGTTGGTTTAACCTTTGCCGCGGTAGTTGTCCTAATAATAGCAATCTCGTCTATCGCTATTATTCCTTTAGGGGCGGCCTATTTCCCCTTCCCTCAAATAGCGAAGACGATTGCACTTTGGAGCAGATGGCCTATATTAGCTGGCATCATATTCTTAAGCTTCTTAAGCCTATATCGTTTGGCGCCAAATCGTGACGCTATACCGCTAAAAAAACTGGTGCCAGGAGCATCTCTTGCGACCGTTCTCTGGATTCTATTGTCTGTGCTGTTTTCGATTTATGTCCAAAACTTTAATAACTATAGCGCTGAGTTTGGTGCGCTTTCAGCAGCCGTAGTCATTATGCTGTGGCTTTACTATTCAGCATTCATCGTAGCCTTTGGTGCTATTTTTAATTTCGAAGCCATAGAAAGCTCTAAACCTCATGCTGTTCGCGTGTACTGA
- a CDS encoding efflux RND transporter periplasmic adaptor subunit, with protein MTEHHNDSDAENTPTEPMDNIKSEQPAPDYQRLNSKATSAKKKATVKKSVIALVVIMVLGVIAYGLFRSAQNSEPQVITLQGQMQMQQTSIAAKVPGRIAQIMVTEGDRVTAGQQLIEMDSPEINAKINQARAGKQMAQSQLDKAENGARPQEIAQAKAAWQANKAASDLAASTYERINRLYEEGLMARQKCDEAFAQYLATKDQTIAARLQYDLAVEGTRSEDKSAATAQVAQVDAQLEEALVAKEEANLKSPIAGIVNNVIVSTGEVIGQGVPLLTLVNTDDQWVVLNVTETYLNQFAIGRQFTGTIPALSSANNPHTKQFIVYATSTLSDFATWRPTNNDDGFDVRTFEVKARPMTPDSRVRSGMSVIVNIDPTSINQTPE; from the coding sequence ATGACTGAACATCACAACGACTCGGATGCAGAAAACACGCCTACTGAACCTATGGATAATATTAAATCTGAACAGCCAGCACCTGATTATCAGCGCCTAAACTCAAAGGCTACATCAGCGAAAAAAAAGGCGACAGTCAAAAAATCTGTTATTGCGTTAGTCGTTATCATGGTGCTTGGTGTCATCGCTTACGGATTGTTTAGAAGCGCCCAAAATAGTGAACCGCAAGTCATCACCTTGCAAGGGCAGATGCAAATGCAGCAAACGTCTATCGCAGCCAAAGTGCCTGGACGTATCGCTCAAATCATGGTCACTGAAGGTGATAGAGTAACTGCCGGTCAGCAGCTAATTGAGATGGATTCGCCTGAGATTAACGCGAAGATTAATCAAGCTCGTGCTGGTAAACAAATGGCACAGAGTCAGTTGGATAAAGCAGAAAATGGCGCGCGTCCTCAAGAGATTGCTCAAGCAAAAGCTGCTTGGCAAGCCAATAAAGCTGCCTCTGATCTAGCCGCCAGTACCTATGAGCGTATCAACCGACTTTATGAAGAAGGTTTGATGGCTCGGCAAAAATGTGATGAGGCATTCGCACAATATCTTGCGACTAAAGATCAAACAATAGCGGCACGTCTACAATATGACTTAGCGGTAGAAGGTACTCGTAGCGAAGATAAGTCAGCAGCTACTGCACAAGTGGCACAAGTCGATGCCCAGTTAGAAGAAGCACTAGTCGCCAAAGAAGAGGCCAATCTAAAAAGCCCTATTGCAGGAATTGTAAATAATGTGATTGTCAGCACTGGTGAAGTCATCGGTCAAGGTGTACCTCTCCTAACACTCGTCAATACAGACGATCAATGGGTAGTACTTAACGTCACCGAAACCTATCTCAATCAATTTGCAATCGGTCGGCAGTTTACTGGCACTATTCCAGCACTATCATCAGCTAACAACCCACATACTAAACAATTCATCGTTTATGCAACCTCAACATTGTCTGATTTTGCGACTTGGCGCCCAACCAATAATGACGACGGTTTTGATGTACGTACTTTTGAAGTCAAAGCCCGACCTATGACTCCTGACTCGCGCGTCCGTTCAGGGATGAGTGTCATTGTGAACATCGACCCCACTTCTATTAATCAGACTCCAGAGTAG
- a CDS encoding ABC transporter permease produces MRLFKAFLRSAAYERRFLTKNHWDFSVVVWIPLVTILLIWWIFAQTQITDLPIGVIDQDNSPVANTLVRYLEASPDITVRKLYPSPAVAEAAILQRDIYAVVIIPEDFERNILSGKPAPIVLQVNAQYGTHSGIIQKSVQTVAGTLSAGIEIQRLVKQGMAPSQATIAYSPISVQRISLFNAATDYQQFLASTVIPALLHILAMVIGATTIGRELRDKQIGRWYRFIDTGSPNLTLLNNSHRQLTELDSQVNNANFKSQSTQNISIPVLLFGLTGKYFWPILAYSIWSILALWLATPQQTIALTSLLATYIGLVLLMILSFWLGAIFTVASFSLRAGLSATGFVSAPSYAFAGVTFPYIAISDSAKHWSDALPLTHYLKLHIAQLQMQAPVAISLPIVYGLMIATIIAMVITTLLTKRALAHPERWGAR; encoded by the coding sequence ATGCGTCTGTTCAAGGCTTTTCTGCGCAGTGCTGCGTACGAGCGTCGTTTTTTAACCAAAAACCATTGGGACTTCTCCGTGGTGGTCTGGATACCTTTGGTCACGATATTACTCATTTGGTGGATTTTTGCGCAAACCCAAATTACGGATTTACCTATCGGCGTAATTGACCAAGATAATAGTCCTGTCGCCAACACATTAGTACGGTATTTGGAAGCCAGTCCGGATATTACGGTTAGAAAGCTATATCCCTCGCCAGCAGTAGCTGAAGCAGCTATTTTGCAGCGCGATATTTATGCAGTTGTCATTATCCCAGAAGACTTCGAGCGCAACATTCTATCTGGCAAGCCTGCGCCTATAGTCTTGCAAGTCAATGCTCAATACGGTACTCATTCTGGCATCATCCAAAAAAGTGTACAAACGGTAGCTGGTACTCTATCAGCTGGGATTGAAATTCAACGCTTAGTCAAACAAGGCATGGCACCATCACAGGCGACTATCGCTTATTCGCCTATTAGTGTTCAACGTATCAGTTTATTTAATGCTGCAACTGACTACCAGCAATTTTTGGCCTCAACTGTTATTCCTGCCCTACTACATATTTTAGCAATGGTAATCGGTGCGACAACCATTGGTCGTGAGTTACGTGATAAGCAGATCGGTCGTTGGTATCGTTTTATTGATACAGGTAGTCCTAACCTGACGTTACTAAACAACAGTCATAGACAGTTAACAGAACTTGATAGCCAAGTTAATAATGCTAACTTCAAATCACAATCTACTCAAAACATCAGTATTCCGGTGCTACTATTTGGCCTGACAGGCAAGTATTTTTGGCCTATATTAGCTTATAGTATCTGGTCGATATTGGCATTATGGCTTGCTACACCGCAGCAGACGATTGCGTTAACTTCTTTGCTAGCTACTTATATTGGGCTTGTTCTGTTGATGATATTGTCATTTTGGCTCGGTGCTATATTTACGGTAGCTTCATTTTCATTGCGTGCAGGCTTATCTGCAACAGGCTTTGTATCTGCGCCCTCTTACGCTTTCGCTGGTGTCACTTTCCCTTATATCGCAATTAGCGATAGTGCTAAGCATTGGTCAGACGCCCTACCTTTAACTCATTACCTAAAACTACATATCGCGCAATTACAAATGCAAGCACCAGTGGCTATTTCTTTACCGATTGTTTACGGTCTAATGATTGCGACCATTATCGCGATGGTAATTACCACATTGTTAACCAAACGCGCATTGGCGCATCCTGAACGCTGGGGAGCCCGCTAA
- a CDS encoding ABC transporter permease, producing the protein MSYIQKHKPSRATLPSQTSLQTFLGSFLQTLRDIFTDSGVILMLLIAPIIYGFFYPWPYSTEVVNHVPVGIIDKDNSDLSRTIVRYASASPQLDTTRFLNEQQAKEAIWSDEIAGYLIIPSGLEQQVLSGKAASVSVLGNGGYFLLNKNVQMGFLQAVSTVSAGIEVKKSIAQGAYSSTAVQNTQAVPLRIIPLYNQTEGYGAYVVPAVSIIILQQTLLMATAMLIGTWYEQRRHMTTIGGWLGRIAALSSLSFVIGCFYYGWAFELHHYPRGQNMLGSLLFLLLFCPTVATLGCVLGLWFRQRERSLQILIFSSLPIFFVSGYPWPANQLPEILQIVRWLAPTTPAINTSVQLNQMGASISQVSIGFYALAALWVFYFVLLMLFCWRTAKKQPSLKITEPS; encoded by the coding sequence ATGTCATATATACAGAAGCACAAACCATCAAGAGCAACTCTACCTTCACAAACATCGTTACAAACTTTTTTAGGTAGCTTTTTACAAACGCTAAGAGATATCTTTACCGATAGCGGTGTCATTTTGATGCTGCTTATTGCGCCCATTATTTATGGTTTTTTTTATCCGTGGCCGTATTCAACTGAAGTAGTCAATCATGTACCTGTCGGTATTATTGATAAGGACAATAGCGACCTATCACGTACTATCGTTCGCTACGCTAGTGCCAGTCCGCAGCTTGATACTACACGCTTTCTTAATGAACAACAGGCTAAAGAAGCAATATGGTCAGATGAAATTGCAGGCTACCTGATTATTCCAAGCGGTCTTGAGCAGCAAGTACTATCAGGAAAGGCAGCCAGTGTTAGCGTACTGGGTAATGGCGGCTACTTTCTTTTGAATAAAAATGTTCAGATGGGATTTCTACAAGCGGTTAGTACGGTATCAGCGGGCATTGAGGTCAAGAAAAGCATTGCACAAGGCGCTTATTCGTCTACTGCTGTGCAAAACACGCAAGCTGTACCGCTACGGATTATTCCTTTGTATAATCAAACTGAAGGTTACGGGGCTTACGTAGTGCCCGCGGTATCTATTATTATATTGCAGCAAACATTACTGATGGCAACTGCCATGCTTATTGGAACTTGGTATGAGCAACGTCGTCATATGACGACTATAGGCGGTTGGCTTGGTAGAATTGCTGCATTAAGCTCGTTAAGCTTTGTCATTGGTTGCTTTTATTATGGCTGGGCTTTTGAGCTCCATCATTATCCGCGTGGGCAAAATATGCTTGGCAGCTTGCTATTCTTGCTTTTATTCTGTCCAACAGTAGCTACACTTGGCTGCGTGCTCGGATTATGGTTTCGTCAGCGGGAGCGTAGTCTACAGATTTTGATCTTTAGCTCGCTACCGATATTCTTTGTCAGTGGCTATCCCTGGCCTGCCAACCAACTTCCAGAAATACTACAAATTGTGCGCTGGCTAGCACCTACCACTCCTGCTATCAATACTTCTGTACAGCTTAATCAAATGGGTGCAAGCATCTCGCAAGTCTCCATAGGATTTTATGCACTTGCTGCACTATGGGTGTTTTATTTCGTTTTACTGATGCTGTTTTGTTGGCGTACGGCGAAAAAACAGCCCTCTTTGAAAATCACAGAACCCTCTTGA
- the sthA gene encoding Si-specific NAD(P)(+) transhydrogenase has protein sequence MGSKRKDDTTNDTGSDTHTEVSNKDSGAAPVTSPEQTEDKNKQEQIEQTHDQVTEDVMHHPDLVNPLDDTRIDIKSGFTKDSQRIKGDKHKFEYDAVILGAGPAGEAAAMKLAKSGKKVVVVDPRDQVGGNSTHVGTIPSKALRQSVFNLINFRRDPMFTKAMEYKQVPLNKVLANARKVIRNQVSTHTRFYERNQIEVIHGWGSFLDANTLRIETDENIFENITFNKAIITVGSRPYRPEILDFDHPRVFDSDKILQMDYVVKKIIIYGAGVIGCEYASIFTGLGYKVDLINNQNQLLSYLDSEISDAIAHDFRQFGVVIRSNEEIDYLETHDDYVILHLKSGKKIKSDAILWSNGRSGNTEGLNLEAIGLKANGRGQLKVDDTYCTDVENIYAAGDVIGWPSLASAAYDQGRCAAAFMVGDSDAEPVSSVPTGIYTIPEISSIGKTEQELTDEKVPYEVGQAFFKHLARAQIIGERSGVLKILFHRETLEILGIHCYGNHASEIIHIGQAVMKCNNTLEYFVNTTFNYPTMAEAYRVAALNGLNRVF, from the coding sequence ATGGGAAGCAAACGCAAAGATGATACAACTAATGATACTGGTAGCGACACTCATACCGAAGTATCAAATAAAGACAGTGGTGCTGCACCTGTCACATCTCCTGAGCAGACCGAAGATAAAAATAAGCAAGAACAAATTGAGCAAACCCACGACCAAGTCACTGAAGATGTTATGCATCACCCTGATTTGGTCAATCCGCTAGATGATACGCGTATTGATATCAAATCAGGCTTCACTAAAGATTCGCAACGTATAAAAGGTGATAAGCATAAGTTTGAATACGATGCTGTGATATTAGGTGCAGGTCCTGCTGGTGAAGCTGCTGCTATGAAGCTTGCTAAGTCTGGCAAAAAAGTAGTGGTTGTTGACCCGCGTGATCAGGTCGGTGGCAACTCTACGCATGTAGGTACGATTCCGAGCAAAGCGCTGCGCCAATCAGTATTCAACTTGATTAACTTCCGCCGTGATCCGATGTTCACTAAAGCTATGGAATATAAGCAAGTACCTCTAAATAAGGTGCTAGCAAATGCCCGTAAAGTAATACGTAATCAGGTCAGCACCCATACGCGCTTTTATGAGCGCAATCAAATTGAAGTCATTCATGGTTGGGGAAGTTTTTTAGATGCCAATACTTTGCGCATTGAGACTGATGAAAATATTTTTGAAAACATTACCTTCAATAAAGCGATCATCACGGTTGGTAGTCGACCTTATCGTCCTGAAATTTTAGATTTTGATCATCCGCGGGTCTTTGATTCTGACAAAATCCTACAAATGGATTATGTAGTCAAAAAAATCATCATTTATGGCGCGGGTGTCATCGGCTGTGAATATGCTTCAATTTTCACTGGCCTTGGCTATAAAGTTGATCTAATCAATAACCAAAACCAACTACTTAGCTATCTTGATAGTGAGATTAGTGATGCTATTGCGCATGACTTTAGACAGTTTGGTGTGGTCATTCGTAGCAATGAAGAGATTGACTATTTGGAGACTCATGACGACTATGTCATATTGCATCTAAAGAGCGGTAAAAAAATCAAGTCCGATGCGATTTTATGGTCAAACGGTCGCTCAGGTAATACTGAAGGACTAAATTTAGAAGCCATTGGTTTAAAGGCTAACGGCCGTGGACAGCTTAAAGTAGACGATACTTACTGTACAGATGTTGAAAACATTTATGCCGCTGGTGACGTTATCGGTTGGCCATCTCTGGCTTCAGCTGCTTATGACCAAGGACGCTGTGCGGCGGCATTTATGGTTGGCGATAGTGATGCAGAGCCAGTATCGAGTGTACCAACTGGTATCTATACGATTCCTGAAATCTCAAGTATTGGTAAAACTGAGCAAGAATTAACGGACGAAAAAGTCCCTTATGAGGTGGGTCAAGCATTCTTTAAACACTTGGCGCGAGCGCAAATTATTGGTGAACGTTCTGGGGTATTGAAGATATTGTTCCATCGTGAGACGCTTGAAATCTTGGGTATCCATTGCTACGGTAATCATGCTTCAGAGATTATCCATATCGGACAGGCTGTGATGAAGTGTAATAATACGCTGGAGTATTTTGTAAATACGACGTTCAACTATCCAACGATGGCAGAAGCTTACCGGGTAGCAGCATTAAATGGTCTTAACCGAGTGTTCTAG
- a CDS encoding DUF4377 domain-containing protein, translating into MSLSHKSKKSPLLLMGLLCSTVLLSACQSSPFAREPVPEPRYIPTIVLGEAQTLTIMPERVACASALPMQCLLAKSSKDGSVFQIPYDWIDDFTPSLGTEYVISARPQVDEERQSLNGHWTLQNILSQRMVGTP; encoded by the coding sequence ATGAGTCTATCCCATAAATCTAAAAAATCTCCCTTATTATTGATGGGCTTGCTATGCAGTACAGTTTTGCTCAGTGCCTGTCAATCATCTCCCTTCGCACGCGAACCAGTCCCTGAACCGCGCTATATACCTACTATTGTTTTAGGTGAGGCACAGACTTTAACGATTATGCCAGAGCGAGTGGCTTGTGCATCGGCACTACCAATGCAGTGTTTGCTAGCCAAATCTAGTAAAGATGGTTCAGTATTTCAGATTCCTTATGATTGGATTGATGACTTTACGCCAAGCCTTGGTACAGAATATGTGATTAGCGCACGTCCACAAGTTGATGAAGAGCGTCAGAGTTTAAACGGGCACTGGACATTGCAAAATATCTTGTCACAACGTATGGTGGGCACGCCATAA
- a CDS encoding pyruvate, water dikinase regulatory protein codes for MYSNNPSEQNKPTIQNHHALSLDNSQTIRSAFFISDGTAITAETLGRSILSQFASVPFETCVLPYVDSIERAEDAVEKINMAYQRDGLLPLVFDTIVSPEIREKINSAHSCNLDMYEGLIGRIAEETGVEPDGHSGHAHDNVDSETYKERIDAVHFALDNDDGARTRHYSMADIILIGVSRSGKTPTSLYLALQFGIRAANYPLTEDDLYDNQLPKALREHKDKLFGLLIDTDRLVKIRQERRAGSRYSSYQQCQQEQRAIQGIYITHGIPSLDVSEMSVEEIATRILQMTGLKRRIG; via the coding sequence ATGTACTCTAACAATCCGTCCGAGCAAAATAAGCCTACTATTCAAAATCATCACGCTTTAAGTTTAGATAACTCACAAACTATAAGAAGTGCTTTTTTTATCTCTGATGGTACTGCCATTACTGCCGAAACGTTGGGTCGTTCTATATTGAGCCAGTTTGCCTCGGTACCATTTGAAACATGTGTATTACCCTATGTTGATAGCATAGAGCGCGCGGAAGATGCAGTTGAGAAGATCAACATGGCCTATCAGCGCGATGGATTATTACCATTAGTCTTCGATACTATTGTCAGTCCTGAAATCCGTGAGAAGATCAACTCTGCGCACAGCTGTAACTTGGATATGTATGAGGGTTTGATTGGACGTATCGCTGAAGAGACCGGAGTAGAGCCTGACGGTCACTCTGGCCATGCTCATGACAATGTCGACTCTGAAACTTATAAAGAACGTATTGATGCGGTACATTTTGCCTTAGACAATGATGATGGAGCACGCACCCGCCACTATAGTATGGCAGATATTATATTGATTGGCGTGTCACGTTCAGGCAAGACACCAACATCTCTATACTTAGCTCTACAATTCGGTATTCGCGCTGCCAACTACCCGTTAACTGAAGATGATCTGTATGATAATCAGCTGCCAAAAGCGCTGCGTGAGCATAAAGACAAGCTATTTGGTTTGCTAATTGATACTGACCGCTTGGTAAAAATCCGTCAAGAACGCCGTGCGGGCAGTCGTTATTCGAGCTATCAGCAGTGTCAGCAAGAGCAGCGTGCCATACAAGGTATCTATATCACTCATGGTATTCCAAGCCTAGATGTCTCAGAGATGTCGGTTGAAGAGATTGCTACTCGTATCTTGCAGATGACCGGTCTCAAACGCCGCATTGGTTAA